From Bacteroides sp., the proteins below share one genomic window:
- the ispE gene encoding 4-(cytidine 5'-diphospho)-2-C-methyl-D-erythritol kinase — protein MIVFPNAKINLGLNILERRPDGFHNIESLLFPIKFTDVLEVIPAEPDFVPFASTGLKIPSNGKPNLCQQAYFLLKEKYSIPGVSIHLHKNIPSGSGLGGGSADAAFTLKLLNQLFSLGLTTVELKRLAAKLGSDCPVFIDNQSQFAAGRGDVLEPFKVNLSGFHLALIIPQVHVSTSEAYAGVKPDHPDTPLREVLGQPIERWKHLLKNDFEESVFRKFPSLASIKRDLYQFGAVYASMSGSGSAIFGLFEKTPGKRLQESFRDSHFWVEALD, from the coding sequence ATGATCGTTTTTCCAAATGCTAAAATAAACCTTGGGCTCAACATTCTGGAGCGCCGCCCCGATGGCTTTCATAACATTGAATCGCTGCTTTTCCCAATAAAATTTACGGATGTTTTGGAAGTGATCCCGGCAGAGCCTGATTTTGTTCCCTTCGCATCTACAGGACTAAAGATCCCCTCCAATGGGAAGCCTAATCTTTGCCAGCAAGCTTACTTCCTTTTAAAAGAAAAGTACTCAATCCCTGGGGTTTCCATCCACCTCCATAAAAACATTCCTTCGGGTTCTGGATTGGGGGGAGGTAGCGCTGATGCGGCATTTACCCTAAAATTGCTTAACCAGCTTTTCTCACTGGGCTTAACCACCGTTGAACTGAAAAGGCTTGCTGCAAAACTGGGCAGCGACTGCCCTGTTTTTATTGACAACCAATCCCAGTTTGCCGCTGGACGGGGTGATGTTCTGGAACCCTTTAAGGTAAATCTCTCAGGCTTTCACTTGGCATTGATCATCCCTCAAGTTCACGTGAGCACCTCTGAAGCTTACGCCGGAGTAAAACCTGATCATCCCGATACGCCCCTCAGGGAAGTCCTTGGACAGCCCATTGAAAGATGGAAACACCTTTTGAAAAACGATTTTGAGGAATCTGTATTCAGGAAGTTTCCTTCACTGGCATCCATTAAGCGCGATCTTTACCAGTTCGGGGCAGTGTATGCCTCAATGAGCGGAAGTGGTTCTGCCATATTTGGCTTGTTCGAAAAGACTCCTGGAAAAAGACTTCAGGAGTCATTCCGGGACTCTCATTTCTGGGTTGAAGCCCTCGATTAG
- a CDS encoding AsmA-like C-terminal region-containing protein has protein sequence MDRTGLSRKKLILKFLKLAGISGGIFVVALFLLLSLTALIFQNKIKEVFVETINQNLNTEVAVDNIRLDVIRRFPLASVTFSGISIPGKKDQTDETPLLLQADRIYFKFSLWSFLLRNYTIREVEINHASIHLSIDSRGNPNYRVWNSSEVEQDSEFAFDLKKVLLTSVHFVYHDQPQSSLIDLDIGKATMSGNFRNASYNLTARGNLMGNLVAIDSAVFIRERPLEIDMILQVDNNREFLFKKGILEVNQNVLELQGTIANLKEGLLFDTQIQGKQLQLGQLLTDLPESLLPYVQGYRGKGTLEADVKINGLLTAEENPYIQASFNISRGELTHRGSNLTLKKIQLNGLFDNGSKRNLTTSTLAFDQFYTTINKGELRGHFSMADFTKPRLDFNMFADADAGDLVKLFRIDTIQKASGRIQMDLNFKGGMSEKNRFTGQDFISARASGTLNYEDLKFEIKDNPLAFCEFNGALLFSNNDLVVENFSGHAGSSDFELKGYFRNVLPFLFLENEKINIVASLYSNNLNFNELLKHNVSEADTTYHLSFSDRIGFNLEANVVHLTFQKFEATHVMGQASLQNKRFLAQDLSFRSMEGQIRASGYIDGVRDDYFTVGCRARVQEVDINQLFYQMGNFGQTSITDEHIFGKMTADIDFSGRWTPNLAVDWNSIETTADMRVEQGALVNFEPLIALSRFLRVDDLDKVTFSTLENQIRIKEKKIIIPDMEINSSALNLKVSGEHTFENKIDYRIQVLLSEILSRKNRQRRNPQEQYGDIIDDGLGRTTLFLRVTGTTENPEFGYDAQGVREKMRDNLQQEGQNLRDAFRREFGGNEPSIEPIDSIPPETQRQGLFRRKKEKTKFEIEWDEGGP, from the coding sequence ATGGATCGAACAGGGCTCAGTAGAAAAAAACTTATACTGAAATTCCTGAAACTTGCAGGAATTTCGGGTGGGATTTTTGTTGTTGCTCTTTTCCTGCTTCTTAGCCTCACTGCCTTGATCTTTCAAAACAAGATCAAGGAGGTGTTTGTTGAAACCATTAACCAGAACCTGAATACAGAGGTGGCGGTCGATAATATCCGCCTGGATGTTATCAGGCGATTTCCGCTGGCATCAGTGACCTTTTCTGGGATTTCCATTCCAGGGAAAAAGGATCAAACGGATGAAACGCCTCTTCTCCTTCAAGCTGACCGGATCTATTTCAAATTCAGTTTATGGAGCTTCCTGCTTCGAAACTATACCATTCGTGAAGTTGAAATAAACCACGCAAGCATTCACCTGAGTATTGATTCGAGAGGGAACCCTAATTACCGGGTTTGGAATTCCAGTGAAGTGGAGCAAGATTCTGAATTTGCCTTCGACCTCAAAAAGGTATTGTTAACAAGCGTTCATTTCGTTTATCACGATCAGCCCCAGAGTAGTTTGATAGATCTGGATATTGGCAAGGCCACCATGAGCGGAAACTTCAGAAACGCCTCCTATAACCTGACTGCCCGAGGCAACCTGATGGGCAACCTGGTGGCTATTGATTCGGCTGTTTTTATCCGGGAACGCCCTCTTGAGATCGATATGATCCTGCAGGTGGACAATAACCGTGAATTTTTATTTAAGAAAGGAATTCTGGAGGTCAATCAAAATGTCCTTGAATTGCAAGGCACTATCGCCAACCTTAAGGAGGGTCTTCTTTTTGATACCCAGATCCAGGGAAAACAACTGCAACTGGGCCAGCTATTGACCGACCTTCCCGAAAGCCTTCTCCCCTATGTGCAAGGATACAGGGGAAAAGGAACTCTGGAGGCAGATGTAAAGATCAATGGATTACTGACTGCTGAGGAGAATCCTTACATCCAGGCTTCTTTTAACATTTCACGGGGTGAACTCACTCACCGGGGCAGCAATCTGACGCTTAAAAAGATTCAGCTCAACGGGCTTTTCGATAATGGGTCGAAACGTAACCTCACCACTTCCACCTTGGCTTTTGACCAGTTTTATACAACCATCAACAAAGGCGAATTAAGGGGTCATTTCTCCATGGCTGATTTCACCAAACCGCGGCTCGATTTTAACATGTTTGCCGATGCCGATGCCGGCGACCTGGTGAAACTCTTCCGGATAGATACCATCCAGAAAGCATCCGGAAGGATCCAAATGGACCTGAACTTCAAAGGAGGTATGAGTGAGAAAAATCGCTTTACCGGACAGGATTTCATTTCAGCACGGGCTTCGGGTACCTTGAATTATGAGGATCTCAAATTTGAAATTAAGGATAACCCGCTGGCTTTTTGCGAATTTAACGGAGCTTTACTTTTCAGTAATAATGACCTGGTGGTGGAGAACTTCAGCGGTCACGCCGGAAGCAGTGACTTTGAACTGAAGGGCTATTTCCGCAATGTCCTGCCATTCCTTTTCCTTGAAAACGAAAAAATTAACATTGTAGCCAGTTTATACAGCAACAACTTAAATTTTAACGAATTGCTGAAGCATAATGTTAGCGAAGCCGATACCACTTACCACCTGAGTTTTTCTGATCGCATTGGTTTTAACCTGGAGGCCAATGTAGTCCACTTGACCTTTCAAAAATTTGAGGCTACCCACGTGATGGGGCAGGCAAGCCTTCAAAACAAACGCTTTCTTGCCCAGGACCTTTCCTTCAGGTCAATGGAGGGGCAGATCAGGGCTTCAGGCTATATCGACGGGGTGCGCGATGATTATTTTACCGTTGGATGTCGCGCAAGGGTGCAGGAAGTCGATATCAACCAGTTATTCTACCAGATGGGAAACTTCGGCCAGACCAGCATCACCGACGAGCATATCTTTGGGAAAATGACTGCTGATATTGATTTCTCGGGACGCTGGACCCCTAACCTGGCAGTGGACTGGAACAGCATTGAAACCACTGCCGATATGCGGGTTGAGCAAGGTGCACTGGTTAACTTTGAGCCCCTGATTGCATTGTCAAGGTTTCTAAGAGTCGATGATCTGGATAAGGTTACCTTCTCAACCCTTGAGAATCAGATTAGGATCAAGGAAAAGAAAATCATCATTCCTGATATGGAGATCAACTCCAGCGCCCTTAACCTGAAGGTTTCCGGCGAACACACCTTCGAAAACAAAATTGATTACAGGATACAGGTACTCCTCAGTGAGATCCTCTCGCGAAAAAACCGCCAGAGGAGAAATCCCCAGGAACAATATGGGGATATTATTGACGACGGACTGGGCCGCACAACCCTGTTCCTGAGGGTTACCGGGACAACTGAAAATCCGGAATTTGGCTACGATGCACAGGGCGTGCGCGAAAAAATGCGCGACAACTTACAGCAAGAGGGTCAAAACCTCCGTGATGCCTTCCGCAGGGAATTTGGTGGTAATGAACCCTCTATTGAACCTATCGATTCGATCCCTCCCGAAACTCAACGCCAGGGACTGTTTCGAAGGAAAAAGGAAAAAACAAAATTTGAAATCGAATGGGATGAAGGAGGTCCCTGA
- a CDS encoding AbgT family transporter, with product MKDYLTVIKRFSSRAFAKSLDYIELVGNKLPHPATLFLLLAVTVMVLSWVTAALNVSAHHPVDGTLITVNNLVSGEGFRWIYTNIIANFLKFPPLGYVLVVMIGIGVAEGSGLFTVMIRSLVLGSPRRLITGAIVTAGLVSHLASEAGYVILIPLGAMIFHALGRHPMAGLAAAFCGVSGGFGANFLIGSIDPILAGISESAARMIVPDMVVNPAVNYYFMFFSGFLVILTGTWVTEKIVEPRLGKYSGNAEKLPIEQLTPVEKKGLRWAGYGLLLTLGLLALTIVPSWGILRDPETGSVLHSPFFNGIIIGILLMFFIPGLFYGIAVGSIKNDKHVAKHISQSMAGMASYIVLVFFAAQFVYFFNYSNLGIILAIKGAQGLQSINLTGPLLIVAFVLLSAFINLFMGSASAKWAIMAPVFIPMLMLIDPPYHPGLTQAAFRIGDSVTNLITPMMSYFALIVTFAQKYDEKYGIGTIISTMIPYTVVLTLIWIAALVIWMLLGIPLGPDGPIFMS from the coding sequence ATGAAGGACTATCTGACAGTTATTAAACGTTTCTCTTCCCGGGCATTTGCCAAATCTTTGGATTATATTGAACTCGTGGGCAATAAACTGCCCCATCCGGCAACCCTTTTTCTTTTACTTGCGGTGACCGTAATGGTGTTGTCCTGGGTAACCGCGGCATTAAATGTCAGCGCCCACCACCCCGTTGACGGGACCCTTATCACGGTTAACAACCTGGTAAGCGGGGAAGGATTCCGCTGGATCTACACAAACATCATCGCCAACTTCCTGAAGTTTCCTCCCCTGGGTTATGTTCTGGTTGTTATGATCGGTATCGGTGTGGCAGAAGGTTCCGGGCTATTTACCGTCATGATAAGGTCATTGGTGCTGGGTTCCCCTCGCAGGCTGATTACGGGAGCAATCGTAACTGCCGGGCTTGTATCGCATCTGGCTTCCGAAGCTGGATATGTAATATTGATCCCTCTTGGTGCCATGATTTTCCACGCCCTTGGCAGGCATCCTATGGCAGGACTTGCAGCCGCTTTTTGCGGGGTCAGTGGGGGATTTGGGGCTAACTTCCTCATTGGTTCTATCGATCCAATACTAGCCGGGATCAGCGAATCGGCTGCCAGAATGATTGTTCCCGATATGGTAGTGAATCCAGCCGTAAACTATTATTTTATGTTCTTCTCAGGCTTTCTGGTTATTCTGACCGGCACCTGGGTGACTGAAAAGATCGTTGAGCCACGCCTTGGAAAATATTCCGGGAATGCAGAAAAACTACCCATTGAACAGTTGACCCCGGTCGAAAAAAAGGGTTTGCGCTGGGCAGGCTATGGGCTCCTCTTAACCCTTGGCTTGCTGGCATTGACCATTGTACCTTCCTGGGGTATCCTGCGCGACCCGGAAACTGGTTCTGTCCTTCATTCTCCTTTCTTCAATGGAATCATCATTGGCATCCTGCTCATGTTTTTTATCCCAGGATTGTTTTATGGCATTGCCGTTGGCAGCATTAAAAACGATAAACATGTGGCAAAACACATTTCCCAGTCAATGGCGGGCATGGCAAGTTATATTGTCCTGGTGTTCTTTGCAGCGCAATTCGTTTATTTCTTTAATTACAGCAACCTGGGAATAATCCTGGCTATAAAGGGGGCACAGGGACTTCAAAGCATTAATCTTACCGGCCCGTTACTTATTGTGGCATTTGTTTTGCTATCTGCGTTTATCAATTTATTCATGGGAAGCGCATCGGCAAAATGGGCCATTATGGCACCCGTTTTTATCCCCATGCTTATGCTTATTGACCCGCCCTATCACCCAGGCCTTACTCAGGCTGCTTTCCGCATCGGGGACTCCGTCACCAATCTAATAACTCCCATGATGAGTTATTTCGCCCTGATTGTCACCTTCGCCCAGAAATATGATGAGAAGTATGGCATTGGTACCATCATCTCGACAATGATCCCTTATACTGTGGTCCTTACACTGATATGGATCGCTGCCCTGGTAATCTGGATGCTTCTTGGCATTCCGCTAGGTCCCGATGGACCTATTTTTATGAGCTAA
- the ftsA gene encoding cell division protein FtsA, translating into MTQSEIVAGLDIGSTKIACIVGRKNEYGKVEILGLGRSDSLGVNRGVVENIQNTVDSINKAVAEASHNSGVDIKVVNVGIAGQHIRSLQHRGSIMRNSIDDEIEQDDVSNLIENMYKLVLPPGEEIIHVIPQEYIIDNQQRTRIPIGMSGILLEANFHIITGQVAAAKNIEKCVKKAGLEISSMILEPLASAEAVLSSEEKEAGVALVDIGGGTTDIAIFQDDIIRHTAVIPLGGNVITDDVKEGCSIIRSQAEELKKRFGSSLASENKDEEVVSIPGLKGRSAKEISLKNLAHIIQARMEEIIEHVLYEIKNSGFEKKLIAGIVLTGGGSQLRHAAQLTEFITGMDTRIGYPNEHLAKSLSGETGSPMHATGIGLVIKGLDNKEFLKKRQTSKISKPGIGSGFFSRLFNQGIDFFEKDQSV; encoded by the coding sequence ATGACACAATCAGAAATTGTCGCCGGATTAGATATTGGGTCCACCAAGATCGCTTGTATCGTTGGACGGAAAAATGAATACGGAAAAGTCGAGATTCTGGGGCTTGGTCGCTCCGATTCCCTTGGTGTGAACAGGGGTGTGGTTGAAAACATTCAAAACACCGTGGACTCCATCAATAAGGCGGTAGCCGAAGCCAGCCATAATTCTGGGGTTGACATAAAAGTAGTCAACGTGGGGATTGCCGGGCAGCATATCCGCAGCCTACAGCACCGTGGGAGCATCATGCGCAACAGCATTGATGACGAGATCGAACAGGACGATGTTTCCAACCTCATTGAGAATATGTACAAACTGGTTTTGCCTCCCGGAGAAGAAATAATCCATGTAATCCCGCAGGAGTATATCATTGACAATCAGCAAAGAACCCGCATCCCAATTGGGATGTCAGGAATTTTGCTCGAAGCAAACTTCCATATCATCACCGGGCAAGTGGCGGCTGCAAAAAATATTGAGAAATGTGTAAAAAAGGCTGGCCTTGAGATTTCAAGTATGATCCTCGAACCCCTGGCATCGGCCGAAGCCGTTCTTAGCAGCGAAGAAAAAGAAGCCGGCGTAGCGCTGGTTGATATTGGTGGAGGCACAACCGATATTGCTATTTTCCAGGATGACATTATTCGTCATACAGCTGTGATTCCACTGGGTGGAAATGTGATTACCGATGATGTGAAGGAAGGCTGTTCCATTATCCGCAGCCAGGCTGAAGAGTTGAAAAAACGATTTGGTTCATCCCTTGCCAGCGAAAACAAAGATGAGGAAGTGGTTTCCATCCCCGGGTTGAAAGGCCGTAGCGCAAAGGAGATTTCACTGAAAAACCTGGCCCATATTATCCAGGCAAGAATGGAAGAAATCATCGAACACGTGCTTTACGAAATCAAAAATTCAGGCTTTGAAAAGAAACTTATTGCAGGAATAGTCCTTACCGGCGGTGGCAGCCAATTGCGTCATGCAGCCCAGCTTACCGAATTTATTACCGGCATGGACACCCGCATTGGGTATCCTAATGAGCATCTGGCCAAATCCCTTTCGGGCGAAACTGGAAGCCCTATGCATGCCACAGGGATTGGCCTGGTAATAAAAGGTCTGGACAATAAGGAGTTTTTGAAGAAAAGACAAACCTCAAAAATCTCCAAGCCTGGCATAGGCTCCGGATTCTTTTCAAGACTATTCAATCAAGGTATTGATTTTTTTGAAAAAGACCAGTCCGTTTAA
- a CDS encoding pseudouridine synthase, which produces MRKTSAGSNGGRRNQRQETPGRRNTGKHTSREARPDKRNREDKPYKKDSRPSREDNRPSRENRSYQKDTRPSREDKPYQKDSRPSREDNRPSRENRSYQKDSRSSREDRPYQKDSRPSREDRPYQKESRPSRERPFQKDRSATDSRREKPASPYSRDRKKSADDSQAREKRFSKDRPFKKERYTDGPEKVTDRPKFGRKPAPRKDPADDSIRLNKYIANAGVCSRREADMLIKNGAITVNDEIVTEMGIKVKPGDVVKYGNERLINEKKVYVLLNKPKDYITTSDDPQERKTVMDLIRGACPERIYPVGRLDRNTTGLLLLTNDGELAKKLTHPRHGVSKLYHVHLDQPVKKADLESIAQGVKIEDNLVVPDAVSYIDRAENKKEIGIEIHSGQNRIVRRIFEHFGYKVTKLDRVTFAGLTKRDLPRGRWRFLSEKEVNFLKMIR; this is translated from the coding sequence ATGAGAAAAACATCAGCCGGATCCAATGGAGGCCGGCGAAACCAACGTCAGGAGACCCCTGGCAGAAGAAACACGGGAAAGCATACCAGCCGTGAGGCCCGTCCCGACAAAAGAAACCGGGAGGACAAGCCCTATAAGAAAGACAGCAGACCTTCCAGAGAGGATAACAGGCCTTCGAGAGAAAACAGGTCCTATCAGAAAGACACCAGGCCTTCCAGGGAAGACAAGCCTTATCAGAAAGACAGCAGACCTTCCAGGGAAGACAACAGGCCTTCCAGAGAAAACAGATCCTATCAGAAAGACAGCAGATCTTCCAGGGAAGACAGGCCTTATCAGAAAGACAGCAGACCTTCCAGGGAAGACAGGCCTTATCAGAAAGAAAGCAGACCTTCCAGGGAACGACCTTTCCAGAAGGATCGCAGCGCTACAGACAGCAGGCGAGAAAAGCCTGCTTCGCCCTATTCACGAGACCGAAAAAAGTCAGCGGATGATTCGCAAGCCCGCGAAAAACGCTTTTCAAAAGATCGCCCTTTTAAGAAAGAAAGGTATACAGACGGTCCTGAAAAAGTTACGGACCGGCCAAAATTTGGCCGAAAGCCAGCGCCCCGAAAAGACCCTGCAGACGATAGCATCCGCCTGAACAAATATATTGCCAATGCAGGGGTCTGTTCCCGTCGTGAAGCTGACATGCTTATTAAAAATGGGGCCATAACCGTGAATGACGAGATCGTTACCGAAATGGGCATCAAAGTCAAGCCGGGGGATGTGGTGAAGTATGGCAATGAACGGCTTATCAATGAGAAAAAAGTGTACGTCCTGCTCAACAAGCCCAAGGATTACATCACGACTTCCGACGACCCCCAGGAACGCAAGACCGTTATGGACCTCATCAGGGGTGCATGCCCCGAAAGAATCTATCCCGTAGGACGCCTCGACAGGAATACCACTGGACTTCTCCTGCTGACCAACGATGGTGAACTGGCTAAAAAACTGACTCACCCCAGACATGGCGTTAGTAAACTTTACCATGTCCACCTTGATCAGCCTGTCAAAAAAGCAGACCTGGAATCAATCGCACAGGGCGTGAAAATTGAGGATAACCTTGTAGTGCCAGATGCCGTATCATATATTGACAGAGCAGAGAATAAAAAAGAAATCGGCATTGAGATTCACTCCGGGCAAAACCGGATTGTAAGGCGCATCTTTGAGCATTTTGGATATAAGGTAACCAAACTCGACAGGGTAACCTTTGCCGGACTAACGAAAAGAGACCTGCCCAGGGGTAGATGGAGATTCCTCTCTGAAAAAGAAGTGAATTTCCTGAAAATGATCCGGTAA
- a CDS encoding SOS response-associated peptidase: protein MCGRYSISKKAREIGEHFNVTIPSGFQGELFNAAPAQSLPVIAMNQPLSIQMFQWGLKAPWKNASGESSLVINARSESLRAKKMFSRLLDGQRCIIPADGFFEWEKTRKIKQPWRFLLESEELFSFAGLFDLMETPDGCRYYAFSIITTQANSLLEGIHDRMPVILDQEGHAAWLRETSPSVLDDLLQPFPSEKMKHYKVSQKVNNAANNNPELIKPWQDPNLTLF, encoded by the coding sequence ATGTGCGGTAGGTATTCCATTAGCAAAAAGGCCAGGGAAATCGGTGAGCATTTCAATGTCACGATACCTTCAGGTTTTCAGGGCGAACTATTCAATGCTGCTCCTGCTCAAAGCCTGCCGGTGATTGCTATGAATCAACCCCTTAGCATACAAATGTTTCAGTGGGGACTTAAAGCCCCCTGGAAAAACGCTTCGGGTGAGTCTTCGCTGGTCATCAATGCCCGCTCTGAATCCCTGCGTGCAAAAAAAATGTTCAGCCGTCTGCTCGACGGCCAGCGATGCATCATTCCTGCTGATGGTTTTTTTGAATGGGAAAAAACCAGGAAAATAAAACAACCCTGGCGATTTCTGTTGGAAAGCGAAGAACTATTTTCCTTCGCGGGCCTTTTCGATCTGATGGAAACACCCGATGGCTGCCGCTACTATGCCTTTTCCATCATTACAACCCAGGCCAATTCACTACTCGAAGGAATTCACGACCGTATGCCTGTTATCCTGGACCAGGAGGGGCATGCTGCCTGGCTCAGGGAAACCAGTCCGTCCGTTTTGGATGACCTTCTTCAGCCCTTCCCTTCCGAAAAAATGAAACATTATAAGGTTTCCCAAAAAGTAAACAATGCTGCCAACAACAACCCTGAATTAATAAAACCATGGCAGGACCCCAACCTGACACTTTTTTAG
- a CDS encoding FKBP-type peptidyl-prolyl cis-trans isomerase: MKHFKNLSVIRFLIPVFILGLITSCGSDDPEKQAEKDREKILEYIEEHDLDAQELESGVFYVIEEEGSGSFPTETSTVIINYTGFLLDGDEFGAGTASTFNLNSTILGFKYGIPMFNRGSKGILLIPSGLAYGEYGSYTIPPNAVLIYNIEMIDFL; this comes from the coding sequence ATGAAGCATTTCAAAAATTTGTCTGTTATCCGCTTTCTCATTCCTGTTTTTATCCTTGGTCTGATTACATCCTGTGGTTCGGACGATCCCGAAAAACAGGCCGAAAAAGACCGGGAAAAAATCCTGGAATATATTGAAGAACATGATCTGGATGCCCAGGAACTTGAATCCGGTGTTTTCTATGTCATTGAAGAAGAAGGTTCTGGAAGTTTCCCCACAGAAACATCCACCGTAATTATTAATTATACAGGCTTCCTGTTAGACGGGGATGAATTTGGTGCAGGCACCGCCTCCACCTTCAACCTTAATAGTACCATCCTGGGATTTAAATACGGAATCCCGATGTTCAACCGCGGCAGCAAAGGGATTCTCCTCATTCCTTCGGGGCTTGCTTACGGCGAATATGGCTCATATACCATTCCTCCCAATGCCGTGTTGATATACAACATTGAAATGATTGACTTTTTATAA
- the ftsZ gene encoding cell division protein FtsZ: MTKEMIKFDLPKNQSSIIKVLGVGGGGSNAVNHMFKQGIEGVDFIVCNTDSQALDMSPVPNKIQLGVSLTEGRGAGSLPEVGKNAAIEDLERIKEVLDKGTKMLFITAGMGGGTGTGAAPVIASASKEMGILTVGIVTIPFMFEGRKRRQQAEEGIKQLQEHVDTLLVICNDRLRELYGNLSVTEAFARADNVLTTAAKGIAEIITLTGNINVDFADVKTVMSNSGVAIMGSGNAEGENRSIKAIEMALSSPLLNDNNIRGAKNILLNITSGTEEILMDEITEITDYIQDESGSTAEIIWGLGKDESLGSKINVTLVATGFGVGKGYQPDQMPEKKVIKMDQETEKARHVGQNEPYQEEAGGMRKYTRQNPPAEKTPDNKPEIRADQPAVTFEFPVSEDNNSFRDSKATPSNQNAPYQETRPEEEPMANPVSEAELQRKIRDREQRLRELSMKLKTPEGLQDLERQPAFVRRNVNLNNTPLSSESQVSRYTLNEGDDEKVQIKSNNSFLHDNVD, encoded by the coding sequence ATGACCAAAGAAATGATCAAATTCGACCTGCCAAAAAACCAATCATCCATTATCAAAGTATTGGGTGTTGGTGGCGGCGGCAGCAATGCCGTTAACCACATGTTCAAGCAAGGTATTGAAGGTGTTGACTTCATTGTATGCAATACCGACAGCCAGGCATTGGACATGAGTCCTGTCCCCAATAAAATTCAACTTGGTGTGAGCCTCACCGAGGGAAGAGGTGCCGGAAGCCTCCCTGAAGTAGGTAAAAATGCCGCCATAGAAGACCTGGAACGCATCAAGGAAGTATTGGATAAGGGGACCAAAATGTTGTTTATCACAGCTGGGATGGGTGGTGGTACCGGTACGGGTGCAGCCCCTGTTATTGCCAGCGCCTCCAAAGAAATGGGAATCCTCACCGTTGGGATTGTTACCATCCCTTTTATGTTTGAAGGAAGAAAACGCCGGCAGCAAGCTGAAGAAGGCATAAAACAACTTCAGGAACATGTTGATACCCTTCTGGTTATCTGCAACGACCGCTTGCGCGAGCTCTATGGAAACCTTTCGGTTACCGAAGCTTTTGCCCGGGCAGACAATGTTCTGACAACAGCAGCCAAAGGCATTGCCGAGATCATCACCCTTACCGGGAATATCAACGTTGACTTTGCTGATGTAAAAACCGTCATGTCAAACAGTGGCGTAGCCATCATGGGCAGCGGAAATGCCGAAGGCGAAAATCGTTCCATCAAAGCCATTGAAATGGCCCTCTCTTCTCCTCTGCTCAACGATAATAACATCCGCGGTGCAAAAAACATTTTGCTTAACATTACCAGCGGCACTGAGGAGATCCTTATGGATGAGATCACCGAGATCACTGATTATATCCAGGATGAATCAGGCTCAACCGCTGAGATTATCTGGGGACTGGGTAAAGACGAATCCCTGGGGTCAAAAATCAATGTTACCCTTGTAGCTACAGGTTTTGGAGTGGGCAAAGGCTATCAGCCTGACCAGATGCCTGAGAAAAAGGTGATCAAGATGGATCAGGAAACCGAAAAAGCCAGACATGTGGGTCAAAATGAGCCTTACCAGGAGGAAGCTGGTGGCATGAGAAAATATACCAGGCAAAATCCTCCGGCAGAAAAGACCCCTGACAACAAACCCGAGATTCGGGCAGACCAGCCAGCCGTGACTTTCGAGTTTCCAGTCTCAGAGGACAACAATTCGTTCAGGGATTCCAAGGCCACCCCCAGCAACCAAAACGCTCCTTACCAGGAAACCAGACCGGAAGAAGAGCCCATGGCAAATCCTGTATCAGAAGCCGAACTGCAGCGAAAAATTAGGGATAGGGAGCAACGACTGCGCGAATTGAGCATGAAACTCAAAACCCCTGAAGGCCTCCAGGATCTGGAAAGACAACCTGCTTTTGTAAGACGAAACGTAAACCTTAACAATACCCCTCTGAGTTCTGAGTCACAGGTCTCCAGATACACTTTGAATGAAGGAGACGATGAGAAAGTGCAGATAAAATCAAATAATTCGTTCCTTCATGATAATGTAGATTAG